A genomic region of Rhizobium sp. NXC24 contains the following coding sequences:
- a CDS encoding GNAT family N-acetyltransferase — protein sequence MTAPPKASLPVPVNIQTAIMRSPGIPLPFYRYLYRQVGARWHWVDRLRLRDEELTAVLHDQRNDISVLYVNGAPAGFFEYFREDEETIELSHFGLIEHALGLGIGKWFLLQALYAMWTLSPQRITTTTNNLDHPRALQLYQMFGFSPVSTGEGIVRPLSDKELLELAKKS from the coding sequence ATGACCGCGCCTCCCAAGGCGAGCCTGCCCGTGCCTGTCAATATCCAGACGGCAATCATGCGCTCGCCCGGCATTCCCCTGCCGTTTTACCGCTATCTCTATCGCCAGGTCGGTGCCCGCTGGCATTGGGTCGACCGGCTTCGCTTGCGTGACGAGGAACTGACGGCCGTCCTGCACGACCAGCGCAACGACATCAGCGTGCTCTATGTCAACGGCGCGCCGGCCGGCTTCTTCGAATATTTCCGCGAGGATGAGGAGACGATCGAGCTAAGCCATTTCGGCCTGATCGAGCACGCTCTCGGGCTCGGCATCGGCAAATGGTTCCTGTTGCAGGCGCTCTACGCCATGTGGACGCTGAGCCCGCAACGCATCACCACGACCACCAACAATCTCGACCATCCGCGGGCGCTTCAGCTCTACCAGATGTTCGGCTTCTCCCCCGTTTCAACCGGCGAAGGCATCGTCAGGCCGCTGAGCGACAAGGAACTGCTGGAGCTGGCAAAGAAAAGCTAG
- a CDS encoding LysR family transcriptional regulator has product MLPNPTLDQLQVFLTVAESGSFSAASRTLNRAQSVISYTIANLEAQLEVPLFERSGSRQPTLTDAGKAMLEDARRILGDLEVMRARVKGLKAGLESEVAVAISVMVPIHATVDVLSEFRERFPLVSLRLDTGELGTMMELVASGKSTIGIGGAVFKKDDSLVVERIGHSFMLPVASPHHPLAQIGRPLTLADVREEVQLVVTDASGLTSGKDFNVLSYKIWHVSDIATKHQLMRGGLGWGGLPASLIMEDLQKGRLVPLALDAYDQSEYPIYAVHKLASPPGPAAAWMIEAFSSRLSRCPNQADFKAAVEMCHPNEKPLAAE; this is encoded by the coding sequence ATGCTTCCCAATCCGACCCTCGACCAGTTGCAGGTCTTTCTCACCGTTGCCGAATCCGGCAGCTTTTCCGCCGCATCGCGAACCTTAAACCGTGCGCAATCGGTCATCAGCTACACGATTGCCAATCTCGAGGCCCAGCTCGAGGTACCGCTATTCGAGCGTTCCGGCTCCCGTCAGCCAACATTGACGGACGCGGGCAAAGCTATGCTGGAAGATGCGCGTCGTATTCTCGGCGATCTCGAAGTGATGCGTGCGCGCGTCAAAGGTTTGAAGGCGGGACTTGAATCGGAAGTGGCGGTGGCCATCAGCGTCATGGTGCCGATACATGCCACCGTCGACGTGTTGAGCGAGTTTCGCGAGCGCTTCCCGCTCGTCTCGCTTCGGCTCGACACCGGCGAACTCGGCACGATGATGGAACTCGTCGCCAGCGGTAAGTCTACGATCGGTATTGGTGGCGCGGTGTTCAAGAAGGATGATTCGCTGGTCGTCGAGCGTATCGGGCACTCCTTCATGCTTCCGGTCGCGTCGCCCCATCATCCACTCGCTCAGATTGGGAGGCCGTTGACGCTTGCCGATGTGCGGGAGGAGGTGCAATTGGTCGTTACCGATGCCTCCGGTCTCACGAGTGGCAAAGATTTCAACGTCCTCTCCTACAAGATCTGGCATGTCAGCGATATCGCGACCAAGCATCAATTGATGCGCGGCGGCCTCGGCTGGGGCGGGCTGCCGGCTTCGCTCATCATGGAAGACCTACAGAAGGGACGGTTGGTGCCTCTGGCCCTCGATGCGTACGACCAGAGCGAATATCCGATCTACGCCGTCCACAAGCTTGCCAGTCCTCCCGGTCCCGCCGCTGCCTGGATGATCGAAGCCTTCAGCTCGCGCCTTTCGCGATGCCCGAACCAGGCGGATTTCAAGGCGGCCGTCGAAATGTGTCATCCGAACGAGAAGCCGTTGGCGGCGGAGTGA
- a CDS encoding Lrp/AsnC family transcriptional regulator, protein MPDIDTIDRAILGVLQQNARITNAELAEKVGLSPSACSRRLDILEKNGVIGGYHARLSHKALDYKMIAIVHISLSGQFAKTLSEFETAVKRCPNVLVCYLMSGEYDYILRVAARDLEDYERIHRDWLSALPHVVKINSSFALREIIDRPNVGL, encoded by the coding sequence ATGCCGGATATAGACACCATCGATCGTGCGATTTTGGGAGTACTGCAACAGAACGCCAGGATCACCAATGCCGAGCTTGCGGAAAAGGTCGGCCTGTCGCCTTCAGCCTGCTCGCGCCGGCTCGACATTCTGGAGAAAAATGGCGTTATCGGCGGTTATCATGCCCGGCTGTCGCACAAGGCGCTGGACTACAAGATGATCGCCATCGTCCATATCTCGCTCTCCGGCCAGTTCGCCAAGACGCTGTCGGAGTTCGAAACGGCGGTGAAACGCTGCCCGAACGTGCTCGTCTGCTACCTTATGTCCGGCGAATACGACTATATCCTGCGCGTCGCGGCGCGCGATCTCGAAGATTACGAACGCATCCACCGCGACTGGCTCTCCGCTTTGCCGCATGTGGTGAAGATCAATTCCAGCTTCGCGCTGCGCGAGATTATCGACCGGCCGAATGTCGGGCTCTGA
- the ald gene encoding alanine dehydrogenase: MRVGCPKEIKNHEYRVGLTPASVREYVAHGHEVWVETKAGAGIGADDHAYIAAGAKIAATAKDIFEKCDMIVKVKEPQPSEWSQLRDGQLLYTYLHLAPDPEQTKGLIASGVTAIAYETVTDERGGLPLLAPMSEVAGRLSIQAGATALQKANGGLGILLGGVPGVLPAKVAIIGGGVVGLHAAKMAAGLGADVSILDRSLPRLRQLDDIFNGRVHTRYSSIQALEEEVFAADLVIGAVLIPGAAAPKLVTREMLSGMKKGAVIVDVAIDQGGCFETSHATTHSEPTYEVDGIVHYCVANMPGAVPVTSAQALNNATIYHGLALADRGLRAIAEDKHLRNGLNIHKGRVTNRPVAEALGYEAFAPESVLNVA; the protein is encoded by the coding sequence ATGCGCGTAGGTTGTCCGAAAGAGATCAAGAATCATGAATATCGCGTCGGTCTGACGCCTGCATCCGTTCGCGAATATGTGGCCCATGGTCATGAGGTCTGGGTCGAGACCAAGGCGGGCGCAGGTATCGGGGCCGATGACCACGCCTATATCGCCGCCGGCGCCAAGATCGCCGCCACCGCGAAGGATATTTTCGAAAAGTGCGACATGATCGTGAAGGTGAAGGAGCCGCAGCCTTCCGAATGGTCGCAACTGCGCGATGGCCAGCTTCTCTATACCTATCTGCATCTCGCGCCCGATCCGGAGCAGACCAAGGGCTTGATCGCCTCCGGCGTCACCGCCATCGCTTATGAAACCGTCACTGATGAGCGTGGCGGTCTGCCGCTGCTCGCGCCGATGTCGGAAGTTGCCGGCCGTCTGTCGATCCAGGCGGGCGCCACCGCGCTGCAGAAGGCCAATGGTGGTCTTGGCATCCTGCTTGGCGGTGTGCCCGGCGTTCTGCCGGCCAAGGTTGCCATCATCGGCGGCGGCGTCGTCGGCCTGCATGCGGCCAAGATGGCGGCCGGCCTCGGTGCCGATGTCAGCATTCTCGATCGTTCGCTGCCGCGTCTGCGCCAGTTGGACGATATCTTCAACGGCCGTGTTCACACGCGCTATTCCAGCATCCAGGCGCTGGAGGAAGAGGTCTTCGCCGCCGATCTCGTGATTGGCGCCGTATTGATCCCCGGCGCGGCGGCGCCGAAGCTTGTCACCCGCGAAATGCTGTCCGGCATGAAGAAGGGCGCCGTTATCGTCGATGTCGCCATCGACCAGGGCGGTTGCTTCGAAACCTCCCATGCAACCACCCATTCCGAACCGACCTATGAGGTCGACGGAATCGTGCACTATTGCGTCGCCAATATGCCGGGGGCGGTTCCGGTCACCTCGGCGCAAGCGTTGAACAATGCCACCATCTATCACGGCCTCGCGCTCGCAGATCGCGGCCTGCGCGCCATTGCCGAGGACAAGCACCTGCGCAACGGCCTCAACATCCACAAGGGCCGTGTCACCAACAGACCCGTCGCCGAAGCGCTCGGCTACGAGGCCTTCGCCCCGGAAAGCGTCTTGAACGTGGCGTAA
- a CDS encoding SDR family NAD(P)-dependent oxidoreductase, with product MSPFIARPEHGVVWITGASSGVGRALALKLAEEGYKVAVTARSHEKLLALQAEAGALAGSIVVLDGDVTDAEDMEHTVAAIEYQHGPVALAVLNAGIYLPARGEDLNHEVFERSFAVNLHGVVNCLVPAVRHMRARGYGQVAFVSSVAGYGGLPGGAAYGASKAALINMAESLNFELERMGIHIQLVTPGYVDTPMTAQNKFEMPDMVSAQQAADAISAGLKSSAFEISFPKRLVFRAKLLKFLPYSLYFRVLRYFLGSGRNGRSMGTRATPYPAE from the coding sequence ATGAGCCCGTTCATCGCACGTCCTGAACATGGAGTCGTCTGGATCACCGGCGCCAGTTCCGGCGTCGGCCGCGCTCTCGCGCTGAAACTGGCGGAAGAAGGATACAAGGTGGCCGTTACGGCGCGCAGCCACGAAAAACTCTTGGCTCTACAGGCCGAGGCAGGCGCTCTTGCCGGCAGCATCGTGGTGCTGGACGGCGACGTGACCGATGCCGAGGATATGGAGCACACGGTTGCTGCAATCGAATATCAACACGGCCCCGTCGCCTTGGCGGTTCTGAACGCCGGCATCTATTTGCCGGCGCGAGGCGAAGATCTCAATCATGAGGTGTTCGAGCGCAGTTTTGCCGTCAATCTCCATGGCGTCGTCAACTGCCTCGTGCCGGCGGTCCGGCATATGCGCGCCCGGGGATATGGCCAGGTTGCCTTCGTGTCGTCCGTTGCTGGCTATGGCGGCCTGCCTGGTGGCGCCGCATATGGCGCGAGCAAGGCTGCCCTTATCAACATGGCCGAAAGCCTGAACTTCGAGCTCGAGCGCATGGGAATTCACATCCAGCTCGTCACCCCCGGTTATGTCGATACGCCAATGACTGCGCAAAACAAATTCGAGATGCCGGATATGGTGTCGGCACAGCAGGCGGCTGACGCGATATCAGCCGGATTGAAATCATCGGCTTTCGAGATCAGCTTCCCGAAGCGCCTGGTCTTCCGGGCAAAGCTTTTGAAGTTTTTGCCCTACAGCCTCTATTTCCGCGTTCTCAGATATTTTCTCGGAAGCGGCCGCAACGGCCGGTCGATGGGGACGCGTGCGACTCCGTACCCTGCCGAATAA
- a CDS encoding DUF1203 domain-containing protein: MSAIAFAAMPTSDAEALWNGGVDAYSHRPETMISDGPGHPCRHCLQNIDAGEELYVFAYRPFPDLQPYAETGPVFLHKVPCRRYEAEEVLPPVLTTSPDFIVRGYGENNRIVYGTGAVTPIGDIEAYAGELLSREGIAYVHVRSARNNCYQCRINKKEAPAYGDAGASV; encoded by the coding sequence ATGTCTGCGATTGCTTTTGCCGCCATGCCCACGTCCGATGCCGAAGCTCTCTGGAACGGCGGCGTGGACGCCTATAGTCACCGGCCGGAGACAATGATCTCGGATGGTCCCGGCCATCCCTGTCGCCACTGCCTGCAAAATATCGATGCGGGCGAAGAGCTCTATGTCTTCGCCTATCGGCCGTTTCCGGATCTGCAGCCCTACGCCGAGACCGGGCCGGTTTTCCTGCATAAGGTGCCTTGCCGGCGTTACGAAGCCGAGGAAGTCCTGCCGCCCGTGCTGACCACCAGTCCGGATTTCATCGTGCGCGGCTATGGCGAAAACAACCGCATCGTCTACGGCACCGGTGCCGTGACACCGATCGGCGACATCGAGGCCTATGCTGGCGAACTCCTGAGCCGCGAAGGCATCGCCTATGTGCATGTCCGCTCGGCGCGCAATAATTGCTATCAGTGCCGGATCAATAAAAAAGAAGCGCCGGCATACGGTGACGCCGGCGCTTCCGTCTGA
- a CDS encoding alanyl-tRNA editing protein — protein sequence MSVNALYRDDFYLSTAEAVVTAIHEDGGIELNQTCFYATSGGQPGDTGFFERADGSKITLGQTKHGATKDIIVHVPLEAEAKPAVGEKLVLHVDWPRRYRLMRMHTACHLLSVVCQYPITGAAVGEDESRVDFDMGETIDKDEVTAKMMALVNENHPVFVQWITDEELAANPGIVKSKNVRPPIGLGRVSLVCIGENSAIDSQPCGGTHVSETQEVGAIYIAKIEKKGKENRRFRIRFGTPADEV from the coding sequence ATGTCGGTGAATGCCCTTTATCGTGACGATTTCTATCTCTCGACCGCCGAGGCTGTCGTAACCGCAATTCACGAGGATGGGGGCATCGAGCTCAATCAAACCTGCTTCTACGCGACCTCCGGCGGGCAGCCGGGGGATACCGGTTTCTTCGAGCGCGCGGATGGTTCGAAAATCACGCTCGGCCAGACGAAGCATGGAGCGACGAAGGACATCATCGTCCATGTGCCGCTTGAGGCAGAAGCAAAGCCTGCCGTCGGTGAAAAACTGGTGCTGCATGTCGACTGGCCGCGCCGCTATAGGCTGATGCGCATGCACACGGCCTGTCATCTGCTCTCGGTCGTCTGCCAATATCCGATCACGGGTGCGGCGGTCGGCGAGGATGAAAGCCGCGTCGATTTCGACATGGGCGAGACGATCGACAAGGACGAGGTGACGGCGAAAATGATGGCGCTCGTCAATGAGAACCATCCCGTTTTCGTCCAGTGGATTACGGATGAGGAGCTTGCAGCCAATCCGGGTATCGTCAAATCGAAGAACGTGCGTCCGCCGATCGGACTCGGCCGCGTCAGCCTTGTCTGCATCGGCGAAAACTCCGCCATTGACAGCCAGCCCTGCGGCGGCACACATGTGTCGGAAACGCAGGAAGTCGGGGCAATCTACATCGCCAAGATCGAGAAGAAGGGCAAGGAGAACCGCCGCTTCCGCATCCGTTTCGGCACGCCCGCCGACGAAGTTTGA
- a CDS encoding endonuclease/exonuclease/phosphatase family protein: MALRIVSLNVWGGLLHEPLMQYLVDVDADVLCLQEVTRTKDAPSEWLVYRDHGVELPQRANLFEEIAAALPMHDAFFCPTARGDVFDGDRRIASEFGLATFVRKSYPVIGQASGFVHGEFSADGWGPHPRSRNAHCIRIFDYEGGFPVTIAHMHGLRDIDGKGDTPARRHQADALVELIRHVHKGNERLVVCGDFNVLPGSVTFDSLGALGLSDLVTSRGHRDTRTSYYRKEPRFADYMLVTSAVEVIEFDPVAEPEVSDHRALLLGMR; this comes from the coding sequence ATGGCGTTGCGCATCGTTTCGCTGAATGTGTGGGGTGGCCTATTGCATGAACCGCTCATGCAGTACCTAGTCGATGTCGACGCGGATGTTCTGTGCCTGCAGGAGGTCACGCGCACCAAGGATGCACCCTCCGAATGGCTGGTCTATCGCGACCACGGCGTCGAACTTCCGCAACGAGCCAATCTTTTTGAGGAGATCGCCGCTGCCCTGCCCATGCACGACGCCTTCTTCTGTCCGACAGCGCGAGGCGATGTCTTTGACGGTGATCGGCGGATAGCCTCCGAATTCGGCCTAGCAACCTTTGTCCGTAAGTCCTATCCGGTCATCGGCCAGGCGTCGGGCTTCGTACATGGGGAATTTTCGGCCGACGGCTGGGGTCCGCACCCGCGGTCGCGCAACGCCCATTGCATCCGCATCTTCGATTACGAGGGCGGTTTCCCCGTCACCATCGCCCATATGCATGGCCTGCGCGATATCGATGGCAAGGGCGACACACCGGCTCGCCGTCATCAGGCGGACGCGTTGGTGGAGCTCATCCGGCATGTTCACAAGGGCAATGAGAGGCTGGTCGTCTGCGGCGACTTCAATGTCCTGCCGGGGAGCGTAACCTTCGATTCCCTCGGAGCATTGGGGCTTTCCGACCTCGTCACCTCGCGCGGTCATCGCGATACACGGACTTCCTATTACCGCAAGGAGCCGCGTTTCGCCGACTATATGCTGGTGACGTCCGCGGTGGAGGTGATCGAATTCGACCCCGTCGCCGAGCCGGAAGTCTCCGATCACCGCGCCTTGCTTCTGGGTATGCGATAG
- the sseA gene encoding 3-mercaptopyruvate sulfurtransferase, with protein sequence MTAEKSRFVVSADWLQNELGAKDLRILDASFYLPAQKRDADAEYASGHIPGAIRFDQDKIADHSTDLPHMVPSPEFFAAEVGKLGISETDRIVVYDGPGVFASPRVWWLFHVVMGAANVFVLDGGLDGWKAEGRPLETALPAFAPATFKPNFNAARVVPFEEMREIVDSGSLQIADARSAGRFAATEPEPREGMRSGHMPGAKSLPSGSFAVNGKFKSLPELRETIEKAGIDLEKPVVTTCGSGITAAIITLALESLGHGANRLYDGSWSEWGSRPDTRIVTGKD encoded by the coding sequence ATGACAGCGGAGAAGAGCCGTTTCGTCGTATCCGCCGACTGGCTGCAGAACGAATTGGGCGCCAAGGACCTGCGTATCCTCGACGCATCCTTCTACCTGCCGGCGCAGAAGCGCGATGCTGATGCCGAATATGCCAGCGGCCACATTCCCGGCGCCATCCGCTTCGATCAGGACAAGATCGCCGATCACTCCACCGACTTGCCGCATATGGTGCCTTCGCCGGAATTCTTCGCGGCCGAGGTCGGCAAGCTCGGGATCAGCGAGACCGATCGCATCGTGGTCTATGATGGTCCCGGCGTCTTCGCATCGCCGCGGGTCTGGTGGCTGTTTCATGTCGTCATGGGCGCCGCGAATGTCTTCGTGCTCGACGGCGGCCTGGATGGCTGGAAGGCCGAAGGACGGCCGCTGGAAACCGCCCTGCCCGCATTTGCACCGGCCACCTTCAAGCCGAATTTCAACGCAGCCCGTGTTGTCCCCTTCGAAGAGATGCGCGAGATCGTCGACAGCGGCTCGCTGCAGATCGCCGATGCCCGCAGTGCCGGTCGTTTCGCCGCCACCGAACCGGAGCCGCGCGAAGGCATGCGCTCCGGCCATATGCCGGGCGCAAAAAGCCTTCCGTCCGGCAGCTTCGCGGTGAACGGCAAGTTCAAGTCCCTGCCGGAACTGCGCGAAACGATCGAGAAGGCCGGCATCGATCTTGAAAAGCCTGTGGTGACCACCTGCGGCTCCGGGATCACTGCCGCCATTATCACGCTGGCGCTGGAATCGCTCGGCCATGGCGCTAATCGTCTCTATGACGGCTCCTGGTCGGAATGGGGCAGCCGGCCGGATACGCGCATCGTCACCGGTAAAGATTGA
- a CDS encoding bifunctional 2',3'-cyclic-nucleotide 2'-phosphodiesterase/3'-nucleotidase, with product MSSILELPSMSRRSLLQGLSATAALIVLHPFAARAAGNQAHLRLMETTDIHVNVFPYDYYADKPNDTMGLSRTATIIDNIRAEATNSLLIDNGDVLQGNPMGDYMAYQHGMKDGDVHPVIKAMNTLGYEVGTLGNHEFNYGLDFMFKVLGGANFPFVCANLTKGQLASDPKKDDLFFKPYLILDKKIKDGAGNENTIKIGFIGFVPPQIMLWDIKNLEGKARTRDIVEAAKAWVPVMKEEGADIIIALSHSGIDGSGPSDKMENASLYVAAVDGIDAVFTGHQHLVFPGPKTWDGIKGADPVKGTLHGKPAVMAGFWGSHLGLIDLLLEKDGKSWKIVDFTSEARPIYHRDDKKKVIADVADKKEVVEAAKAEHEATLTYVRTPVGKTSAPLYSYFALVADDPSVQIVSQAQVWYIKNMLKETQYKDLPVLSAAAPFKCGGRNGADYYTDVPAGNIAIKNVADLYLYPNTVQAVVINGAQVKNWLEMSAAMFNQVQPGAKDADLINNSFPSYNFDVIDGVTYQIDLSQPRRFGDDGKVLNADANRIRNLQFDGKPIDPAQKFLVVSNNYRAGGGGNFPEIASDKVVYQAPDTNRDVIVRYVHDQGTINPTADGNWTFKPLPGTTVLFQSSPKAKDFLADVKSVKIEDAGEGVDGFRNYRLVL from the coding sequence ATGTCTTCCATTCTGGAATTGCCCAGCATGTCGCGCCGTTCTTTGCTGCAGGGCCTCAGCGCCACCGCCGCGCTGATCGTGCTGCATCCATTTGCCGCCCGCGCCGCCGGCAATCAGGCGCATCTGCGTCTCATGGAAACGACGGACATTCACGTCAACGTCTTCCCCTACGACTATTACGCCGACAAGCCGAACGACACGATGGGTCTGTCGCGCACGGCAACGATCATCGACAACATCCGTGCCGAGGCCACCAATTCGCTGCTGATCGACAATGGTGACGTGCTTCAGGGCAATCCGATGGGCGACTACATGGCCTATCAGCACGGCATGAAGGACGGCGACGTCCATCCCGTCATCAAGGCAATGAACACGCTCGGCTATGAGGTCGGCACGCTCGGAAATCACGAGTTCAACTATGGCCTCGACTTCATGTTCAAGGTTCTGGGCGGAGCGAATTTCCCCTTCGTCTGCGCCAATCTGACCAAGGGCCAGCTTGCCTCCGACCCGAAGAAGGACGACCTGTTCTTCAAGCCCTATCTGATCCTCGACAAGAAGATCAAAGATGGCGCCGGCAATGAGAACACGATCAAGATCGGCTTCATCGGCTTCGTGCCGCCGCAGATCATGCTCTGGGACATCAAGAACCTTGAAGGCAAGGCACGGACGCGCGACATCGTCGAGGCTGCCAAGGCCTGGGTACCCGTCATGAAGGAAGAAGGCGCCGACATCATCATCGCCCTCTCGCATTCCGGCATCGACGGCAGCGGCCCGAGCGACAAGATGGAAAACGCCTCGCTCTACGTTGCGGCAGTTGACGGCATCGATGCCGTCTTCACCGGCCACCAGCATCTCGTCTTCCCTGGCCCGAAGACCTGGGACGGTATCAAGGGCGCCGATCCGGTGAAGGGCACGCTGCACGGCAAGCCCGCCGTCATGGCCGGTTTCTGGGGCTCGCATCTCGGTCTGATCGACCTGCTGCTCGAAAAGGACGGCAAGAGCTGGAAGATCGTCGACTTCACCTCCGAAGCACGGCCGATCTATCACCGCGACGACAAGAAGAAGGTCATCGCCGATGTCGCCGACAAGAAGGAAGTGGTGGAAGCGGCAAAGGCCGAGCATGAGGCGACGCTGACCTATGTCCGCACGCCCGTCGGCAAGACCTCTGCGCCGCTCTATTCGTATTTTGCTCTCGTTGCCGACGATCCGTCGGTGCAGATCGTGAGCCAGGCGCAGGTCTGGTACATCAAGAACATGCTGAAGGAGACGCAGTATAAGGATCTGCCTGTGCTTTCGGCGGCTGCGCCCTTCAAATGCGGCGGCCGCAACGGCGCCGACTATTATACCGACGTTCCCGCCGGCAATATCGCCATCAAAAACGTCGCCGACCTCTACCTCTATCCAAATACGGTGCAGGCGGTCGTCATCAACGGCGCGCAGGTCAAGAACTGGCTGGAAATGTCCGCAGCGATGTTCAATCAGGTCCAACCGGGCGCCAAGGATGCGGATCTGATCAACAATAGTTTCCCGTCCTATAACTTCGACGTCATCGACGGTGTCACCTACCAGATCGACCTCTCGCAGCCGCGCCGCTTCGGCGATGACGGCAAGGTCTTGAATGCCGACGCAAATCGCATCCGGAACCTGCAGTTCGACGGAAAACCGATCGATCCGGCTCAGAAATTCCTGGTCGTCAGCAACAACTACCGCGCCGGCGGTGGTGGCAACTTCCCGGAAATCGCTTCGGATAAGGTCGTCTATCAGGCTCCGGATACTAACCGCGACGTTATCGTCCGCTATGTCCATGACCAGGGCACGATCAATCCGACCGCTGACGGCAACTGGACCTTCAAGCCGCTGCCGGGCACGACCGTTCTGTTCCAGAGCTCACCGAAGGCTAAGGATTTCCTCGCTGATGTGAAGAGCGTGAAGATCGAGGACGCCGGCGAAGGTGTCGACGGCTTCCGCAATTACCGGCTGGTACTCTGA
- a CDS encoding PilZ domain-containing protein, translated as MQPISKPLTENNLKIKARRSPRKYARLMGRVRYFAKAVTGRVVNISTGGIALDLQSPIHAAAGSKVRVECDDIGVLDGIVRWTHSGRIGIEFDPSSNASAQVASYFRFFHKDIQPVLKR; from the coding sequence ATGCAGCCGATTTCAAAACCGCTTACTGAAAACAATCTGAAAATCAAAGCGAGGCGTTCGCCGCGCAAGTATGCCCGTCTGATGGGTCGGGTCCGATATTTCGCCAAGGCGGTTACCGGCCGTGTGGTCAATATTTCCACCGGCGGCATCGCGCTCGACCTGCAATCGCCGATCCATGCCGCCGCCGGCAGCAAGGTCCGGGTCGAATGCGACGACATCGGCGTATTGGATGGCATCGTGCGCTGGACCCATAGCGGCCGGATCGGTATCGAGTTCGACCCCTCCTCCAATGCGTCGGCGCAGGTTGCTTCCTATTTCCGCTTTTTCCACAAGGACATACAGCCGGTTCTGAAACGCTGA
- a CDS encoding cysteine synthase A yields MTVHPSVLEAIGNTPLIKLKGASEATGSTILGKAEFLNPGQSVKDRAALYIIRDAEKKGLLKPGGVIVEGTAGNTGIGLTVVAKALGYRTVIVIPETQSQEKKDALRLLGAELVEVPAVPYKNPNNYVKVSGRLAAELAKTDPNGAIWANQFDNVANRQAHIETTAKEIWADTNGKIDGFICSVGSGGTLAGVAMGLHAFNKDIKIGIADPEGAALYEFYKNGELKSSGSSITEGIGQGRVTANLEGFTPDFAYQISDAEALPYVFDLVEHEGLCLGGSTAINIAGAVRLARDLGPGHTIVTILADYGNRYQSKLFNPDFLNSKGLPLPAYLTTNSDIPIPYENLA; encoded by the coding sequence ATGACCGTCCATCCCTCCGTCCTAGAAGCGATCGGCAACACGCCACTGATCAAACTCAAGGGTGCCTCCGAGGCGACGGGCTCGACCATCCTCGGCAAGGCGGAGTTCCTGAACCCCGGCCAGTCGGTCAAGGATCGCGCCGCGCTCTACATCATCCGCGATGCCGAAAAGAAAGGCCTGCTGAAGCCCGGCGGCGTCATCGTCGAGGGGACTGCGGGCAATACCGGCATCGGCCTGACGGTGGTCGCCAAAGCGCTCGGCTACCGCACCGTCATCGTCATTCCCGAAACGCAGAGCCAGGAAAAGAAGGATGCCCTGAGGCTGCTCGGCGCCGAGCTCGTGGAAGTGCCGGCCGTCCCCTACAAAAATCCCAACAACTACGTGAAGGTTTCCGGCCGGCTTGCTGCGGAGTTGGCAAAGACCGATCCGAACGGAGCGATCTGGGCCAACCAGTTCGACAACGTCGCCAACCGTCAGGCGCATATTGAAACCACCGCCAAGGAAATCTGGGCCGATACCAACGGCAAGATCGACGGTTTTATCTGCTCCGTTGGTTCCGGAGGCACGCTGGCGGGTGTCGCCATGGGCCTGCATGCCTTCAACAAGGACATCAAGATCGGCATCGCTGATCCGGAAGGGGCGGCACTTTACGAATTCTACAAGAACGGCGAACTGAAATCCTCTGGCTCTTCGATCACCGAAGGTATCGGCCAGGGCCGCGTGACGGCAAATCTGGAAGGTTTTACGCCCGATTTCGCCTATCAGATCAGTGATGCCGAAGCCCTGCCCTATGTCTTCGATCTGGTCGAACACGAAGGTCTCTGCCTCGGCGGCTCGACGGCCATCAACATTGCCGGCGCCGTACGCCTTGCTAGGGATCTCGGCCCCGGCCATACGATCGTGACCATCCTCGCCGACTATGGCAACCGCTATCAATCCAAGCTTTTCAATCCGGATTTCCTGAATTCGAAGGGTCTGCCGCTGCCGGCATATCTGACGACGAATTCCGATATTCCTATTCCTTACGAAAACCTCGCGTGA